The Pseudomonas sp. HR96 genome contains the following window.
CCAGAGCATTGGTGGCTGCTGTGGCTCGAAGCCCATGCACGCCCAGGCCGGCCACATCGATGCCGGCGACCTTCGCATAGCTGCCGACCATTTTATAGATACCATTGGCGGTCACTCCGGTACCTGTATGGATACCGCGTAGCGGTACGAATAGGGGCGCTTTTGGTTCAAGCAGGTGATGCCCTGAGCACTCCAGATACGCATAGATGCGTTCGGCCGCAATGGGGTGGAGGGGCAGATAACGAAGTTTCCCGCCCTTGCCGTGGATCTGCAGGTGCTTTATGCCGCGACGTTCCAGGATGTTCCCCACCATCAGCAACGCGGCTTCCTCGCGCCGCAGCCCGTGGTACAGCAGCACGGCCAGAATGGCCCGATCGCGCAGGCCCTTGAGCGTCAACAGGTCAGGCGCATCGAGCAGCGCCTTGGCCTGGTGATCACCGAGAGCCGGCGTCTTACCTTCGTTGGTTTCGATCCTGGGTCGCTTCACACCGTGCACCGGGTTGCCGCCAGCGACGGCGTTGAGCTCAAGCAGATGATCGAACAGGCTGGCCAACGCCGCCAATTTGCGCCGGATCGTGGCCCCGGCCAGGCCTCGAGTTTCCAATTGCGCGCGCCAGGCAAGCACGTGCGCGCGGGTGACCGCGCGGAACTCATCGGTGCCGGTGAGCCCGACAAACCCGCAGAAGTCCTCCAGGTCGCCTTGGTACGCTCGCCGAGTGCGCGGGTTGTCGATGTTGGCAAACCACTCGACCGCCGCCGGCACGGCTGCTAGGTGCTGAAATTCCGCAGCGGTTAACCGGCGTTCCTGCTGGGTGATAAGTCCTGTCACGTCAAACCTCTCGCCAGTTATTTCGATGAATCTCGCGACACCGATGCACCACTTGCGCCACCAGCGAATTACGGGGAGTGGCGTGTATCCAAGAATCTTCAAAAGGTGGGAGCGGCCCATCGGTCTCCAGCACCGCATTCAACTCCAACGAAAGCAGGATCAGCGTTTTGAATGCGTTAGGAGCCTGGAGCTGTTCGAGCTGTTTTCTCTGGACATCCATCTCATCTAGATGCGCGTCGCTGCCGTTCCATTCCTTGGATTTGTGATGCACCAAAGCGTTACGTGCCTTGACCAGGCCTTTCAGCCCATTGATAGCGGGGCCATCCGCATTCAGCGATCGACCACAGACCAAGCGTGGGACGACGAGCCATTTACCCACAACATCCAGCTTATCCAGATAATCTTTTGCCAGACGCTCTCCCAGCTGGAGGGTGGCAAATTCGAACGCGGCCGCTTCCAAGGCCATCGCGGAGAAGACGATGGTTTTTATGGCTGCGACGTTTTTTCTAGTTTTCTGGTCGTCGTAGGCTGTCGAATCGCCGGGCCATTCTTGCCTTGGGAGCGGATTGTCTTTCTCGAATAAAAAAGATCCGAATGCCTCCTCCGCGATTTCACAATAGGTGTCCACCATGGAATCGACTAAGACCCAGCTATCGCGGACTTCAAACGGTTTGGTCGTGCCCATGACAGCTCCTCGCCAAAAAGTGGTGATAACGTATTTCTTACGCTGATAAGCAGCGACCGATGCTTGATGCGTCGTAGCTAGCGACGGAGTCGGAGATGCCAGATGGGCCGCTGACATTGAAGGAACGCTTGGGAGTTGGCTCATGGGTATCCATTCAAAGCCGACAATTCCAACCTTAGCGAGTTGGTATCCGTCTGTGAGACTTGCAATCAAACGGCGCTCAATACGAACGTGATCACGTCTGCTTGAAGTCAGGTGGTTCCAGAATAATAGAGTAAGTAGGCAAGGCGTGCGCCCGCGCCCGTTGCAGGGGCCTTGCCGAGTATCATCAAGCTCTACGTAGCAGGCAATGCTGCTCGAAACTCAATCGTGAGGTGGCTAACTTCGTGAACAGGCTTCAACCGATCACGGATGCTATCCGCATTTGTTGTAGAGGCCCCAAGAACACTGACAATTGCAGCATGGGCTTCCGGACCAACACGCCACACGTGCAGGTCGGTAATTTTGGCATCGCCAGGTTGTTCAACTAGTTCGCGAATTTCATCTGCAACATGATCGTCGGTTTGATCCAGCAGAACTCCCGCAGTAGCGCCCATCAGGCTCCAGGCCCACCGTGCGATCACAATTGCACCCACAATACCCATGACTGGATCAAGCCAGACCCATCCGAGGTAGCGGCCAGCAAGCAGCGCAGCGATGGCAAGAACAGACGTCAGGGCATCGGCAATCACATGAATGTACGCTGACCTCAGGTTGTTATCACCGCCGTGAGAACTATGATTGTGATCGTGGCCATGACTGTGACCGTGGCCGAGCAACAAAGCGCTTACTATGTTGACTCCCAGGCCCACAATAGCAATCAGCGTTGCCGTCCCGAATTGGACATCAGTTGGCTGGAGCAGACGAATGAAGGACTCAACACCGATTCCCAGAGATACCAATCCGAGGATAAGCGCTGACGCAAAGCCGCCCAGATCTCCCACCTTGCCGGTACCAAAACTGAAGCGGGTGCTGGATGCATGACGCTTGGCATACGCGTAAGCCGCCGCTGCGATTCCCAACGCACCCGCATGGGTAGCCATATGAAATCCATCGGCTAGCAAAGCCATAGACCCTGTGATGTACCCCGCAGCAATCTCACCGACCATCATCACAACGGTAAGTATTACCACCCAAAGGGTACGTTTTGCATTCTCATCATGTGCCGAGCCGAGATATACGTGCTCGTGCGTAAAGCTGGTGTTGCTGTTCATGAAGTTCGAGCCTGCGTTCATCACTTGGAATAGCGTCGAATGGCTTCGAGAAGCTCTTCGACGCCCTTGGACCGCTCTTCATCGCTCAGCGCCGGATTAGCCACATGCTCCCTGGCGTGATCTTCGATGATTTCGTCCATCAGGCCATTGATAGCCCCGCGCGTGGCGGCCACAAGGTGGAGCGTCTTGGCACAGTCGTGATCTGACTCAAGAGCCCGTTCTACAGCCTGGATCTGGCCTGCAATGCGCTTTACGCGTTTAAGCAGATCGTCTTTGTTTGATGCTACGTGCGTCATAATATACCCCCCTTACCTATACTCATGATTTCATACCCTCCCCCCCTATGCAATTCGGGCTGAATAAATCCTAATTGCCTGTCGTACGCAGCAGGCTTCTCACACAACTGATTGGTCCATACGTATCAAGCGCACTCAGACCTTTCGCAGAATGAGTTACATCTGTATATTCGGATATACGAATATACAGATTGAACATCCCATGTACCTTTCCCCGGTAACCCTTTTCAAATGCTTAGGCGACGAGACACGAACCCGCCTCATGCTCATGCTGGCTGCGCAGGGTGAGCTATGCGTGTGCGAACTTATCTGGGCACTTGACGACAACCAACCCAAGGTTTCCCGTCACCTGGCCCAGTTGCGTACCTGCGGGCTGCTGGAGGATCGCCGGCAAGGACAATGGATCTACTACCGCCTTCACCCCCAATTGCCGGTCTGGGTCCTGGACGTGCTCCAGGTAACCCTCAAAGCCAATCATGCCTGGGTTGATCAAGATTCCAATCGGCTCGAATCCATGCAGGACCGTCCTGTTCGCCAAGCTGCTTGCTGCTGACCTTCTGACGAGAGTTTCGTGATGCTTACTGCGGCTGCAATTTTTGTATTCACATTGGTACTGGTGATCTGGCAGCCCAAGGGCTTGGGCGTCGGTTGGAGCGCAGCGGCAGGAGCCATTCTTGCTCTACTAACTGGCGTTGTCAGCCTGAGTGACGTACCTACCGTATGGCAAATTGTATGGAACGCCACCGCTACCTTTATTGCCGTCATCATTATTAGCCTGTTGCTCGATGAAGCCGGCTTTTTCGAATGGGCTGCGCTTCATGTGGCGCGCTGGGGAAAGGGAAGTGGAGGACGATTATTTGCGCTAATGATCCTCTTAGGTGCTGCCGTTTCGGCTCTATTTGCCAATGACGGCGCAGCGTTGATCCTAACGCCTATCGTAATTGCCATGCTGAACGCTTTGCGCTTTAGCCCTGCCTCTACTCTAGCGTTCGTCATGGCTGCAGGTTTCATCGCAGACACTGCGAGCTTGCCCCTGGTGGTCTCCAACCTGGTCAACATCGTCTCTGCTGACTTCTTCAACGTAGGCTTCGGGGAGTACGCCTCGATCATGTGGCCGGTGAACCTGGTCAGCGTGGCAGCCACGTTGTTGATGCTTTGGCTGTTCTACAAAAAAGACATTCCCGCACGGTACGTGCCTGAGCAGCTGGACGTGCCCAGGCGCGCCATTCGCGACCGTGCGACCTTTATTGCGGGCTGGTGGGTACTGGTGCTACTGCTGGTGGGCTTGTTCGCCTTAGAGCCGCTGGGGATACCCATCAGCGCTGTGGCAGCGGCGTGCGCGCTTATCCTCCTGATCGTCGCTGGCAGGGGCCACGTCATCTCGACCCGAAACGTGATCAAGCATGCCCCGTGGCAGGTCGTGGTCTTCTCCTTGGGAATGTATCTGGTCGTGTATGGGTTGCGTAACGCCGGCCTGACAGATGCCTTTACCGCGTTACTCAATGCGCTGGCTGAGCAAGGCCTGTGGGCAGCTACCCTGGGTACTGGCCTAGCCGCCGCCCTGCTGTCCTCAGTCATGAACAACATGCCTAGTGTTCTGATCGGAGCCCTTTCTATTCAGGGTAGCAATGCCTCGGGCATCGTCCACCAGGGCATGGTGTACGCCAATGTCATTGGCTGTGATCTGGGCCCAAAAATTACCCCTATTGGTAGCCTGGCTACCCTGCTGTGGCTGCATGTCCTTGCACAGAAAGACATCCGCATTACCTGGGGTTATTACTTCAAGGTCGGCAGCCTCCTGACCCTTCCCATCCTGCTCGTCACCTTGGCCGCATTGGCCCTGCGGCTGAGTCTTCACGCTTAGGATCAATGATGAAAGTTCTATTTATGTGTACCGCCAATAGCTGCCGGAGCGTGCTCTCTGAAGGCTTGTTCAACCACCTTGCGCCTTATGGAATGGTGGGGATCAGCTCTGGCAGCTTTCCCAGCGGAAGTTTGAACCCCCGCGCAGTGAGTACCTTGCAAGGTCTAGGCGTGGATACTTCGACGCTCTACAGCAAGGGATCGGAGAGTTTCCAGGACAACCCGCCTGATATTGTCATCACCGTCTGCGACAAGGCCGGAGGCGAGCCATGCCCGGTATACTTCGGACCCGCCATCAAAAGCCACTGGGGCCTGTCCGACCCCTCGGACGTCGAGGGCAGCGATGAGGAGGTCCAGGCCGCGTTTGACGCCACCGTGGCGCATATTCGCCGGCGTTTCGAAGCCTTCTTCGCACTTGACTTCAACGCGCTCGACTCCACGGAGCTGAAACGTGCCCTTGATCAGATAGGTGCACTGTGATGAACGATTCGGTGAAGACCGATCCGAGCGATTTTCCGAGCCTGGATGTATCGCTATTGAACATTCCTACCCAGGATCAACTCGCCCAGGGCGAGCCAGCGACACACAGGCCAAGAATCCTGCTGCTCTACGGGTCCACTCGGGAGCGCTCCTTCAGCAGACTGCTGACCCAGGAAGCGGCCCGCATCCTGGAGCTTATGGGGGCAGAGACCGCGATCTTCGATCCGTCAGGTCTACCCCTGCCCGATGACGCACCGGTGGAGCATCCCAAGGTGCAGGAGCTAAGGAGCCTGGTGATGTGGTCGGAAGGCCAGGTGTGGTGTTCTCCTGAACGCCATGGCTCAATGTCTGCGGTGTTCAAGGCTCAGATTGATTGGATTCCCCTGGCACTGGGCGCGGTACGCCCTTCACAAGGCAAGACCCTGGCGGTGATGCAGGTCTGCGGAGGCTCGCAATCGTTCAACACGGTCAACCAGCTGCGGGTGTTAGGCCGCTGGATGCGCATGGTCACGATCCCCAACCAATCCTCCGTACCCAAAGCCTTTCTGGAGTTCGATGAGGCTGGCCGCATGAAGCCTTCCAGCTACTACGACCGTGTGGTGGATGTCATGGAGGAATTGATGAAATTCACCCTGCTGATTCGCGGCCGTGAGGAGTACCTGGTAAATCGCTACTCCGAGCGTAAGGAGAGCGCCGAAGCGCTTTCCCAGCGTGTGAATCAGCGGTCCATTTAAGCGGGCTGTTAAACCACAAGGAGGTTGAAATGAGCATCAGCAGCATGGTCAGGACCGCGGCCCGTACGGATGCCGCTGCCATCCAGGGTATCTATGCCCCGATGGTGGAGCGAACCGCGATTTCCTTTGAGCTGGAACCGCCGACCGTTCAAGAGATGGCGGAGCGCATCGAATCAACCCTGTTCAAATACCCGTACCTGGTTGCGGAGCGTGGGGGTCAAGTGGTGGGCTATGCCTACGCCAGCCAGCACAGGGCCAGAGAAGCTTACCAATGGTCAGTGGACGTGACCGTGTATGTGGCTCCCCAAGCGCATCGTAGCGGAATCGCCCGCGCGCTGTACTCACGCCTGATTCCGATCCTGGAACGCCAGGGACTTCACACCGCTTATGCCGGTATCGCGCTCCCAAACGCGGGAAGCGTAGGGCTACATGAAGCGCTAGGTTTCGAACACCTGGGCACCTATACCGAAGTCGGCTTCAAGCATGGCAAATGGCAAGACGTCGGGTACTGGCGCAAGCGCTTGAACAGTGCAACACCCCCAGGGCCGATTGTTCCGTTTAGCCAGCTTATCGAGGCAAGGCAGGCTGGAAATCACTTCATTTTATAGAGTGGCCGCACATGAAACTCATAAGCCTAACTACCGCTGGACGGCGCACTGTCGCAGCCATCGCGCTGGCTGTCGCGTCAGTGGCACAAGCCGCTCCTGCGCACGTGATCGACGTTTACCGGGACCCCAATTGCGGATGCTGTTCCAAGTGGATTGCTTACCTGCGGGACAATGGCTTCACGGTCAATGACCATCTGGAAGAAAACATGAGCCCGGTGAAGGCCAAGCTGGGTGTGCCTGAGAAATTGATGTCATGTCACACCGGTGTGGTGAACGGCAAGTTCATCGAGGGGCATGTCCCGGTGCAACAGATCGCTGAGCTTGAACGCCGGACCGACCTGGTCGGCGTGGCGGCACCTGGCATGCCTATGGGCTCACCAGGTATGGAAACAGGGCACAAAAGCGCTTATCAGGTCATCGGACTGAAAAAGACCGGCGAGCAGGAGGTGGTGGCTGACTACCTGTCGCAGTGACTCTTCTCCATACCCACTGAGCTTGTGCTGGCTTAGTGGGACGACAGCTGCGCCTATAGCTGATGTGAGGGTACCGGCCGATTTAGCGAAAAAGTTATTCGCTTGATCCGGTACTGCTTTGCAGCAAGTGGTCTTCATAGAGCTAACAAAGCAATGGTAGATAGCCTTTGCCTTCCCTTACAAAAATGTAATGAAACTTGAGAAACTCGCAGCGCATGGATCAGTCGGACTTACTGCGTCTTCGAAAAGAAGGCATCGAGTCCAAAGTGTAAATCGACCGTCAACCCCGGAGATTACCTCATGAACAGTGGATATGATGACTACATTTTAGAGTGCCTACGCTGTGCGATGGCATGTGAAAGCTGTGCTTCGGCCTGCTTGCAAGAGCACGATGTTCAAATGATGGCGAAATGCATAAAGCTGGATAGGGATTGTGCAGATTTGTGCAGACTCGCGGCGACCTTGATGGCTCGCCAAAGTCCTCTGGCCAAAGAATTTTGCGTCCTGTGCGCAAAAGCGTGCACAGCCTGCGCAGACGAGTGCGGCCACCACGAGGCCGATCACTGCCAGCATTGCGCTCAGGCTTGCCATGCCTGTGCTCAGGCCTGTGAGGCGGTGGCAGCCTAAGTCAACTTCTGGCCAGGAAGGCAGAGTACAAGCCGCTGCGAGGCTGTATGATCTTGATATTGCCCTAGCGAAGTCATGAATGGTGACAGCGCACAAACGTTAGGGTAAAGGCTGTTCGGCAGCTAGTTGACGTGCACGAGATAGTGCCGCCATGTGCTTGCATCAAGGACCGGGCAATCGCTAGACCCAGCCCCGCATTCCCGGCGCCTTCTCGCCGCGCCGGGTCCACTCGGTAGAACCGATCAAAGATGCGGTCCAGGTGCTGCGGGGCTATTTCGGGGCCAGGGTTTTCCACCCGAAGCTCTACCCGTCCGCCATGGTCGTGGATACTGACCTCAATCGTCGCCCCGGACGGCGTGTAGCGCAGGGCATTGGACAACAGATTCGACACGACACGGTCGATCATCACGCTGTCCGCGAAGATCGAGGCGTTGCCTGATGCTTGGAGCTGAATCCCCTTGTCCTCGGCCAGAAACTCGTAATAGCCGAACAGCTTGCTGACGACTGTTCTCAGATCCAGTTCAGCAGACTCCGGCACGATTAGCCCGTTATCGGACTTGGCCAGGAACAGCATCGCGTCGATGATTTCCGAAAGACGATTGAGCTCTTCCAGGTTGGAACTCAAATTCTCTTCGTACACCTCGGGCGCACGCTTTTTGGCCAGGATAACTTCGGTGTGGGTCCGCAGGTTGCTGATCGGTGTACGGAGCTCGTGCGCAATGTCAGCAGAGAAATTCGATAGGCGCACAAAGGAATCGTCCAGGCGGCCAAGCATTGAGTTGAACGCGGTGATGAGCTCACGCAACTCATCCGGCACCGGCTCCAAGGGAATCCGCTCCTTCAGCGAGCCTGCAGACATCGACGCAGCGGTCTGGGTCACCCTGGCTACCGGGCGCAGTCCGTTCTTGGCGACCAGCCACCCTAGGGCAGCGCTCAACACCGTACTGGCCAATAGAACGCCCCAGAACCAGCGTTCGAGCATGGCAAAGAAGTGCATATGCGTGGTCACATCCAGGACAAGCCAGGCGGTCAGCGGTGGGCTGGCAGTGGGTAGCGATATCGAGGCGGTCAGGGCCCTGAACATGCGGCCTTCGTTCTCCCACTCCCAGACGCCATCGCGCTGGGTGGCCTGCGCGAGCGACGGCGCCGCTGATTGGGGAGGTTCTGCAAAAAAAGGCGTCCCATCGGTCTTCAGAAATACAGCACTGAGATCGGGATGTGCCCCCAGGAGGGTGTGCCAGCGCGCCTTGAGCAGTTCCGGGTTTGCGCCTGATTCCTTCGCGATCTGGTTAATCGCTTCCAGCTTTTCTCCCAGCGCCTGCGCATCCAGGGCGCGAAAGTGGTGACGGCTCAGCTCGTTGAAGGCAACGCCCACGATCATGAGGACGACGGCGACCGCGACCACAAACAAAAGGCTCAAGCGCAGGGTGAGTGAGCCAGGCTTCATCCTTCGTCCTGCGCGTCTAGCATGTAACCCATCCCCCGGCAGGTATGCAGCAGTTTTGCCTCGAAGTCATCGTCAATCTTGGCCCTCAACCGCCGTATCGCCACCTCGATAACATTTGTGTCGCTGTCGAAATTCATGTCCCAGACCTGGGAAGCTATCAGCGATTTGGACAACACCTCACCTTGCCGGCGCATCAGTAACTCCAGCAGTGCGAACTCTTTGGCCGTAAGGTCGATTCGCTTGCCGCCCCGAGTCGCCCGACGCTTGAGCAAATCCACCTGAAGGTCTCCGATTTGCAGGCTTGTTTGAACCGGCAGGCTGCTGCTGCCGCGCCGTAGCAGTGTTCGCACCCGTGCCAGCAGTTCTGAAAAAGCAAATGGCTTAACCAGGTAATCATCGGCGCCCAGCTCCAGGCCCTTGACCCGGTCGTCTACCCCGTCGCGTGCGGTCAGAAACAGCACCGGTACGGACTGGCCAGCGGTGCGAAGGCGTCTGATGACTTCCCAGCCATCCAGGCCCGGCATCATCACGTCAAGAATCAACAGGTCATAGGCTTCATTGAGCGCCTGGTCAACGGCATCTGTGCCTGTGACCACGCGGTCCACATTGAAGCCGGCCTCCCGCAGGCCTTGCTGCAGATAGATTCCAGTCTTCGGTTCGTCTTCGGCTACCAACAGTTTCATGACAGCGATCTCATTTGCAGATGGGTTTAGTCTGCCAACAAACCGATAGGTGTGGTGCCACCTTACACAAATGTAATCGGCCAATCAGGTGCACGTCAGCTGCCAAGGGCTAGTCTGGGCTCAGCTCTCTTCAAAGACCTCCGCTCCTTGGTCTCCGGCGCCTGTCCAGGCGCCGTTTCTTTTGCAAAGAACCGTCTTAGGAAAGCCTGAACCTAAGGGAAGGACAGGAATCAGGCAAGCTCAGCGGGATAGCCTTTTTCCTGAATTGCTTCGAGCAGGGCCTGCGCTGGCTGGCGGCTTTGAACCTGTACGGTACGGCTTTCCAAGTCCACATCGACCGTGGCCTCACTGTCCAAAGCCGTGACCGCTGCGGTGATCGATTTGACACAATGACCGCAATTCATGCCTTGCACGTTGAACTGATACATAGCGTGTCTCCAAATCATGGGGGGCAGCGCTACTTTCAACGTTGACATGAGGTCAAGGTCAAGCCTCTTCTGTTCTTAAGCGTTAGGCGCGGTTGGAGGTTGACCTTTACATGAGGTCAAGGTTGATCCTCTACTCATTGATAGCGAGGAATCCGCCATGGCTGAATTTAATCTACCTATCCAAGGGATGACCTGCGCCGCGTGTGCCGGTCGCGTGGAGCGTGCGCTGAAGAAAGTGGCCGGCGTACAGGAAGCCAGTGTGAATCTGGCCAACGAGCAAGCCCGAATTGAAGCGCCGCAGGACGCCATGCCGGCTTTACGTGAGGCGATTACCCGCGCCGGCTACGGGGTCCCGGACGAAACCCTCGTATTGAGCATCACCGGCATGACCTGTGCCAGTTGCGTTAACCGTGTCGAACGGGCCTTGCGCAAAGTGCCCGGCGTGGGCGAGGTCAGCGTCAATCTGGCCACCGAACAGGCCCATGTCACTGCCATAGCAGGCACGTCTGTGCAGGCCTTGATCGCCGCCGTAAGGAACGCGGGCTACCAGGCTCAACCTCCCACTACCAAGGTCCCAGCCGCTGAAAATACTCGACTCACACAGGAGCGCTGGGCGTTGATCGCAGCCTTGCTGCTGGCCGCTCCGCTCGTGCTGCCCATGCTGCTGCAACCGTTAGGCATTCACATCATGTTGCCGGTGTGGCTTCAGTTCGCTTTGGCCACACCGGTGCAATTCCTGCTCGGTGCCCGTTTTTACCGCGCAGCCTGGAAAGCGCTACGGGCCCGCACTGGCAATATGGATTTACTCGTCGCCCTGGGGACCAGCGCTGCTTATGGCTTGAGCGTCTACCAAGCCGTGACCGCTGTGCCCGGCCAGTTCCCCCACCTTTATCTAGAAGCTGCAGCTGTCGTGATTGGCCTGGTCCGTCTGGGCAAATACCTTGAAAGCCGAGCTAAGCGGCAGACCGGTGAAGCCATACGTGCGCTTCAGGGGTTGAGGCCCGAGCGCGCCCTACGTCTGGAAGCTGATGGCCGTGAGCAGGAGGTTGCGGTGGCTGACTTACGCCTGAAAGAACGTGTACGGGTCAGGCCCGGCGAGCGCATCCCGGTGGACGGCCTCATTGAGACAGGCGACAGCTATGCGGACGAAGCCCTGATCAGTGGCGAGAGCCGACCGGTGGCCAAACAAGCCGGCGACAAGGTCATTGGTGGCTCCATCAACGGTGAAGGCACGCTGATCGTTCAGGTCACAGCCCTTGGGGGAGAGAGCGTACTGGCGCGGATCATTCGTCTGGTTGAAGACGCGCAGGCGGCCAAGGCACCCATCCAACGCCTGGTGGACAAGGTCAGCGAAATTTTCGTGCCGGTGGTGCTCGGCATTGCCCTGTTAGCGCTTGTGGGCTGGCTGCTGGCAGGGAGCGGCTGGGAGACGGCGCTGATCAACGCGGTAGCCGTACTGGTCATTGCCTGCCCTTGTGCCTTGGGCTTGGCCACTCCAACTGCAATCATGGCAGGCACCGGCGTTGCGGCACGTCACGGCATCCTGATCAAGGATGCACAAACTCTGGAAGTCGCCCATGCCGTGCAAGCGGTGGCCTTTGACAAAACCGGTACCCTGACCTCAGGGGAGCCCCATCTGGTGCATATAGCGGTAGCTTCGATCCCCGAAGCGGAAGCCTTGGCGCTGGCGGGCCGCTTGCAACGAGGTAGTGAACATCCCCTGGGTCGTGCTGTTCTGGCGGCCTGTAGTGAACGCGGCCTTGATACCCCAATGGCTGACAGCGTCCGTGCGCTGCCTGGTCGTGGCGTCCAAGGCTCTGTCGAAGGCCGGCAGCTTGCCTTGGGCAATGGCCGATGGCTTGAAGAGCTAGGGCTCGAGCCAGGCGCGTTAGCTGAACACGCTCAGCAATGG
Protein-coding sequences here:
- a CDS encoding metalloregulator ArsR/SmtB family transcription factor gives rise to the protein MYLSPVTLFKCLGDETRTRLMLMLAAQGELCVCELIWALDDNQPKVSRHLAQLRTCGLLEDRRQGQWIYYRLHPQLPVWVLDVLQVTLKANHAWVDQDSNRLESMQDRPVRQAACC
- a CDS encoding arsenic transporter — translated: MLTAAAIFVFTLVLVIWQPKGLGVGWSAAAGAILALLTGVVSLSDVPTVWQIVWNATATFIAVIIISLLLDEAGFFEWAALHVARWGKGSGGRLFALMILLGAAVSALFANDGAALILTPIVIAMLNALRFSPASTLAFVMAAGFIADTASLPLVVSNLVNIVSADFFNVGFGEYASIMWPVNLVSVAATLLMLWLFYKKDIPARYVPEQLDVPRRAIRDRATFIAGWWVLVLLLVGLFALEPLGIPISAVAAACALILLIVAGRGHVISTRNVIKHAPWQVVVFSLGMYLVVYGLRNAGLTDAFTALLNALAEQGLWAATLGTGLAAALLSSVMNNMPSVLIGALSIQGSNASGIVHQGMVYANVIGCDLGPKITPIGSLATLLWLHVLAQKDIRITWGYYFKVGSLLTLPILLVTLAALALRLSLHA
- a CDS encoding heavy metal sensor histidine kinase, which codes for MKPGSLTLRLSLLFVVAVAVVLMIVGVAFNELSRHHFRALDAQALGEKLEAINQIAKESGANPELLKARWHTLLGAHPDLSAVFLKTDGTPFFAEPPQSAAPSLAQATQRDGVWEWENEGRMFRALTASISLPTASPPLTAWLVLDVTTHMHFFAMLERWFWGVLLASTVLSAALGWLVAKNGLRPVARVTQTAASMSAGSLKERIPLEPVPDELRELITAFNSMLGRLDDSFVRLSNFSADIAHELRTPISNLRTHTEVILAKKRAPEVYEENLSSNLEELNRLSEIIDAMLFLAKSDNGLIVPESAELDLRTVVSKLFGYYEFLAEDKGIQLQASGNASIFADSVMIDRVVSNLLSNALRYTPSGATIEVSIHDHGGRVELRVENPGPEIAPQHLDRIFDRFYRVDPARREGAGNAGLGLAIARSLMQAHGGTISCTSTSCRTAFTLTFVRCHHS
- a CDS encoding arsinothricin resistance N-acetyltransferase ArsN1 family B, with amino-acid sequence MSISSMVRTAARTDAAAIQGIYAPMVERTAISFELEPPTVQEMAERIESTLFKYPYLVAERGGQVVGYAYASQHRAREAYQWSVDVTVYVAPQAHRSGIARALYSRLIPILERQGLHTAYAGIALPNAGSVGLHEALGFEHLGTYTEVGFKHGKWQDVGYWRKRLNSATPPGPIVPFSQLIEARQAGNHFIL
- a CDS encoding tyrosine-type recombinase/integrase, with protein sequence MTGLITQQERRLTAAEFQHLAAVPAAVEWFANIDNPRTRRAYQGDLEDFCGFVGLTGTDEFRAVTRAHVLAWRAQLETRGLAGATIRRKLAALASLFDHLLELNAVAGGNPVHGVKRPRIETNEGKTPALGDHQAKALLDAPDLLTLKGLRDRAILAVLLYHGLRREEAALLMVGNILERRGIKHLQIHGKGGKLRYLPLHPIAAERIYAYLECSGHHLLEPKAPLFVPLRGIHTGTGVTANGIYKMVGSYAKVAGIDVAGLGVHGLRATAATNALDHEADIAKVQAWLGHANISTTRIYDRRQNRPEDSPTYKIKY
- the dmeF gene encoding CDF family Co(II)/Ni(II) efflux transporter DmeF; amino-acid sequence: MNSNTSFTHEHVYLGSAHDENAKRTLWVVILTVVMMVGEIAAGYITGSMALLADGFHMATHAGALGIAAAAYAYAKRHASSTRFSFGTGKVGDLGGFASALILGLVSLGIGVESFIRLLQPTDVQFGTATLIAIVGLGVNIVSALLLGHGHSHGHDHNHSSHGGDNNLRSAYIHVIADALTSVLAIAALLAGRYLGWVWLDPVMGIVGAIVIARWAWSLMGATAGVLLDQTDDHVADEIRELVEQPGDAKITDLHVWRVGPEAHAAIVSVLGASTTNADSIRDRLKPVHEVSHLTIEFRAALPAT
- the arsH gene encoding arsenical resistance protein ArsH; amino-acid sequence: MNDSVKTDPSDFPSLDVSLLNIPTQDQLAQGEPATHRPRILLLYGSTRERSFSRLLTQEAARILELMGAETAIFDPSGLPLPDDAPVEHPKVQELRSLVMWSEGQVWCSPERHGSMSAVFKAQIDWIPLALGAVRPSQGKTLAVMQVCGGSQSFNTVNQLRVLGRWMRMVTIPNQSSVPKAFLEFDEAGRMKPSSYYDRVVDVMEELMKFTLLIRGREEYLVNRYSERKESAEALSQRVNQRSI
- a CDS encoding four-helix bundle copper-binding protein, which produces MNSGYDDYILECLRCAMACESCASACLQEHDVQMMAKCIKLDRDCADLCRLAATLMARQSPLAKEFCVLCAKACTACADECGHHEADHCQHCAQACHACAQACEAVAA
- a CDS encoding metal/formaldehyde-sensitive transcriptional repressor translates to MTHVASNKDDLLKRVKRIAGQIQAVERALESDHDCAKTLHLVAATRGAINGLMDEIIEDHAREHVANPALSDEERSKGVEELLEAIRRYSK
- a CDS encoding DUF411 domain-containing protein; protein product: MKLISLTTAGRRTVAAIALAVASVAQAAPAHVIDVYRDPNCGCCSKWIAYLRDNGFTVNDHLEENMSPVKAKLGVPEKLMSCHTGVVNGKFIEGHVPVQQIAELERRTDLVGVAAPGMPMGSPGMETGHKSAYQVIGLKKTGEQEVVADYLSQ
- a CDS encoding arsenate reductase ArsC, whose translation is MKVLFMCTANSCRSVLSEGLFNHLAPYGMVGISSGSFPSGSLNPRAVSTLQGLGVDTSTLYSKGSESFQDNPPDIVITVCDKAGGEPCPVYFGPAIKSHWGLSDPSDVEGSDEEVQAAFDATVAHIRRRFEAFFALDFNALDSTELKRALDQIGAL
- a CDS encoding heavy metal response regulator transcription factor; translation: MKLLVAEDEPKTGIYLQQGLREAGFNVDRVVTGTDAVDQALNEAYDLLILDVMMPGLDGWEVIRRLRTAGQSVPVLFLTARDGVDDRVKGLELGADDYLVKPFAFSELLARVRTLLRRGSSSLPVQTSLQIGDLQVDLLKRRATRGGKRIDLTAKEFALLELLMRRQGEVLSKSLIASQVWDMNFDSDTNVIEVAIRRLRAKIDDDFEAKLLHTCRGMGYMLDAQDEG